In the genome of Magnolia sinica isolate HGM2019 chromosome 2, MsV1, whole genome shotgun sequence, one region contains:
- the LOC131237599 gene encoding LEAF RUST 10 DISEASE-RESISTANCE LOCUS RECEPTOR-LIKE PROTEIN KINASE-like 1.1 isoform X1 produces the protein MSIKIAGVLLYFHFLYQKEKQSSLLCFMATPFSYISFFLLSSFLFYSPSQEHHRCAPCKSFSCGVVPKIEFPFNNITHPECGVQPVECVDNKILKIQFEKRGRPYIVKSISYESRTVVIQDDELARESQPKLCNCLRNFTVPTSHFLSFKLTTPNYTFLNCKPHQYNSSEDFRKEFSKYMGCKDSVLYFRPENQTAPPQRLRNCSLITFPVSEWFVDPYRSKMDLVSLLAAGFSLGWNLTHECHKCYEEKRGLCGWNHTTGNFICSNSGRNGGMDKKKIIVITIGAGAGALVLFLALLVFLLFRRIRNKNRPSISSNLLSRSISSDPYSKSELEKGIQTQFFEYKELEEATNNFDPSKELGDGGFGTVYHGKLRDGRFVAVKRLYENNYKRVEQFKNEIDILSRLRHRNLVTLYGCSSRHRRELLLVYEFIPNGTVADHLHGDRVQAGTLTWSIRMSIAVETADALAYLHKVEIIHRDVKTNNILLDNNFCVKVADFGLSRLFPLDVTHVSTAPQGTPGYVDPDYHRCYQLTDRSDVYSFGVVLIELISSMPAVDISRHRHEINLASMAITKIHNNALHELVDSTLGFDSDFSVRRMITSVAQLAFRCLQEEKEVRPSMEEVLEELRGIESEEYKVEKIEEVGIPVDETALLKNNLPPSPDTVTKAWDSRTTTPNTSG, from the exons atgtcGATTAAAATAGCGGGAGTATTGCTTTATTTTCACTTTTTGTATCAAAAGGAGAAACAGAGCTCACTGCTCTGTTTTATGGCAACTCCTTTCAGTTACatctccttcttccttctctcttcttttcttttctactcGCCCAGTCAAGAACATCATCGCTGTGCACCATGCAAGTCTTTTAGTTGCGGAGTTGTTCCAAAAATCGAATTTCCCTTCAACAACATCACCCATCCTGAATGTGGGGTACAACCAGTCGAATGCGTTGACAACAAGATACTGAAGATCCAATTCGAGAAGCGAGGGAGACCATATATCGTGAAAAGCATTTCATATGAATCAAGGACGGTTGTAATTCAAGATGATGAACTCGCCCGTGAATCGCAACCCAAATTATGCAATTGCCTTCGCAATTTCACCGTACCCACCTCTCATTTCCTGTCTTTTAAGCTTACAACTCCTAACTACACATTCCTCAATTGCAAGCCTCATCAATATAATTCCTCTGAAGATTTCCGTAAGGAGTTCTCCAAGTACATGGGTTGCAAGGACTCTGTTCTTTATTTCCGGCCAGAGAATCAGACGGCTCCTCCTCAACGTCTTCGCAACTGTTCACTCATTACATTTCCTGTGTCTGAATGGTTTGTGGACCCTTATAGATCGAAGATGGACCTAGTGTCTCTGTTGGCTGCCGGTTTCTCACTTGGATGGAATCTCACACACGAGTGCCACAAATGTTATGAAGAAAAACGAGGGCTTTGCGGTTggaaccataccactggaaacttCATTTGCTCGAATTCCG GTAGAAATGGTGGCATGGATAAGAAGAAGATCATTGTCATTACCATAG GTGCAGGCGCAGGAGCCCTTGTCCTTTTTTTAGCACTCCTAGTCTTCTTACTTTTCCGGCGAATCCGTAACAAGAACCGCCCTTCTATCTCTTCCAATCTCCTCTCTCGATCCATCTCTTCAGACCCTTACTCCAAATCAGAGCTTGAAAAGGGCATCCAAACACAATTCTTCGAGTACAAGGAGCTAGAAGAAGCTACCAACAACTTCGACCCTTCTAAAGAACTCGGAGACGGTGGCTTCGGGACAGTTTACCATG GCAAGCTTCGCGACGGGCGTTTTGTTGCTGTCAAGCGCCTGTATGAAAATAACTACAAGCGTGTTGAACAATTCAAGAATGAAATCGACATCCTTTCTCGCCTGCGCCATCGGAACCTTGTCACCCTATATGGGTGCAGCTCGCGCCACCGTCGTGAGCTACTCCTTGTCTATGAATTCATCCCCAATGGGACCGTTGCGGATCATCTCCATGGCGACCGTGTGCAAGCTGGCACCCTTACATGGTCCATCAGGATGAGCATTGCTGTAGAAACTGCTGATGCACTCGCCTACCTCCATAAGGTTGAGATTATTCACCGCGACGTCAAAACCAACAACATTCTCCTCGATAATAATTTCTGTGTAAAGGTCGCAGATTTTGGCCTGTCGCGTTTGTTCCCCTTGGACGTCACTCATGTGTCCACCGCTCCACAAGGGACCCCCGGCTATGTGGACCCTGACTATCACCGGTGCTACCAACTCACCGACCGGAGTGACGTTTACAGCTTTGGAGTGGTCTTGATTGAACTCATATCATCCATGCCGGCCGTGGACATCAGTAGGCATCGACACGAAATCAATTTGGCCTCCATGGCGATTACCAAGATCCACAACAATGCGCTGCATGAGCTGGTGGACTCCACCCTtgggtttgattctgatttttctgtGAGGAGGATGATCACATCGGTAGCCCAGTTGGCTTTTAGGTGTTTGCAAGAGGAGAAGGAAGTGAGGCCATCAATGGAGGAGGTTCTTGAGGAACTGAGAGGAATAGAAAGTGAAGAATACAAGGTGGAGAAGATAGAGGAGGTGGGTATTCCGGTGGATGAAACTGCCTTGTTGAAGAACAATCTGCCTCCGTCGCCTGATACTGTGACTAAAGCATGGGATAGTAGGACTACTACACCCAACACTAGTGGGTGA
- the LOC131237599 gene encoding LEAF RUST 10 DISEASE-RESISTANCE LOCUS RECEPTOR-LIKE PROTEIN KINASE-like 1.1 isoform X2, translating to MSIKIAGVLLYFHFLYQKEKQSSLLCFMATPFSYISFFLLSSFLFYSPSQEHHRCAPCKSFSCGVVPKIEFPFNNITHPECGVQPVECVDNKILKIQFEKRGRPYIVKSISYESRTVVIQDDELARESQPKLCNCLRNFTVPTSHFLSFKLTTPNYTFLNCKPHQYNSSEDFRKEFSKYMGCKDSVLYFRPENQTAPPQRLRNCSLITFPVSEWFVDPYRSKMDLVSLLAAGFSLGWNLTHECHKCYEEKRGLCGWNHTTGNFICSNSGRNGGMDKKKIIVITIGAGALVLFLALLVFLLFRRIRNKNRPSISSNLLSRSISSDPYSKSELEKGIQTQFFEYKELEEATNNFDPSKELGDGGFGTVYHGKLRDGRFVAVKRLYENNYKRVEQFKNEIDILSRLRHRNLVTLYGCSSRHRRELLLVYEFIPNGTVADHLHGDRVQAGTLTWSIRMSIAVETADALAYLHKVEIIHRDVKTNNILLDNNFCVKVADFGLSRLFPLDVTHVSTAPQGTPGYVDPDYHRCYQLTDRSDVYSFGVVLIELISSMPAVDISRHRHEINLASMAITKIHNNALHELVDSTLGFDSDFSVRRMITSVAQLAFRCLQEEKEVRPSMEEVLEELRGIESEEYKVEKIEEVGIPVDETALLKNNLPPSPDTVTKAWDSRTTTPNTSG from the exons atgtcGATTAAAATAGCGGGAGTATTGCTTTATTTTCACTTTTTGTATCAAAAGGAGAAACAGAGCTCACTGCTCTGTTTTATGGCAACTCCTTTCAGTTACatctccttcttccttctctcttcttttcttttctactcGCCCAGTCAAGAACATCATCGCTGTGCACCATGCAAGTCTTTTAGTTGCGGAGTTGTTCCAAAAATCGAATTTCCCTTCAACAACATCACCCATCCTGAATGTGGGGTACAACCAGTCGAATGCGTTGACAACAAGATACTGAAGATCCAATTCGAGAAGCGAGGGAGACCATATATCGTGAAAAGCATTTCATATGAATCAAGGACGGTTGTAATTCAAGATGATGAACTCGCCCGTGAATCGCAACCCAAATTATGCAATTGCCTTCGCAATTTCACCGTACCCACCTCTCATTTCCTGTCTTTTAAGCTTACAACTCCTAACTACACATTCCTCAATTGCAAGCCTCATCAATATAATTCCTCTGAAGATTTCCGTAAGGAGTTCTCCAAGTACATGGGTTGCAAGGACTCTGTTCTTTATTTCCGGCCAGAGAATCAGACGGCTCCTCCTCAACGTCTTCGCAACTGTTCACTCATTACATTTCCTGTGTCTGAATGGTTTGTGGACCCTTATAGATCGAAGATGGACCTAGTGTCTCTGTTGGCTGCCGGTTTCTCACTTGGATGGAATCTCACACACGAGTGCCACAAATGTTATGAAGAAAAACGAGGGCTTTGCGGTTggaaccataccactggaaacttCATTTGCTCGAATTCCG GTAGAAATGGTGGCATGGATAAGAAGAAGATCATTGTCATTACCATAG GCGCAGGAGCCCTTGTCCTTTTTTTAGCACTCCTAGTCTTCTTACTTTTCCGGCGAATCCGTAACAAGAACCGCCCTTCTATCTCTTCCAATCTCCTCTCTCGATCCATCTCTTCAGACCCTTACTCCAAATCAGAGCTTGAAAAGGGCATCCAAACACAATTCTTCGAGTACAAGGAGCTAGAAGAAGCTACCAACAACTTCGACCCTTCTAAAGAACTCGGAGACGGTGGCTTCGGGACAGTTTACCATG GCAAGCTTCGCGACGGGCGTTTTGTTGCTGTCAAGCGCCTGTATGAAAATAACTACAAGCGTGTTGAACAATTCAAGAATGAAATCGACATCCTTTCTCGCCTGCGCCATCGGAACCTTGTCACCCTATATGGGTGCAGCTCGCGCCACCGTCGTGAGCTACTCCTTGTCTATGAATTCATCCCCAATGGGACCGTTGCGGATCATCTCCATGGCGACCGTGTGCAAGCTGGCACCCTTACATGGTCCATCAGGATGAGCATTGCTGTAGAAACTGCTGATGCACTCGCCTACCTCCATAAGGTTGAGATTATTCACCGCGACGTCAAAACCAACAACATTCTCCTCGATAATAATTTCTGTGTAAAGGTCGCAGATTTTGGCCTGTCGCGTTTGTTCCCCTTGGACGTCACTCATGTGTCCACCGCTCCACAAGGGACCCCCGGCTATGTGGACCCTGACTATCACCGGTGCTACCAACTCACCGACCGGAGTGACGTTTACAGCTTTGGAGTGGTCTTGATTGAACTCATATCATCCATGCCGGCCGTGGACATCAGTAGGCATCGACACGAAATCAATTTGGCCTCCATGGCGATTACCAAGATCCACAACAATGCGCTGCATGAGCTGGTGGACTCCACCCTtgggtttgattctgatttttctgtGAGGAGGATGATCACATCGGTAGCCCAGTTGGCTTTTAGGTGTTTGCAAGAGGAGAAGGAAGTGAGGCCATCAATGGAGGAGGTTCTTGAGGAACTGAGAGGAATAGAAAGTGAAGAATACAAGGTGGAGAAGATAGAGGAGGTGGGTATTCCGGTGGATGAAACTGCCTTGTTGAAGAACAATCTGCCTCCGTCGCCTGATACTGTGACTAAAGCATGGGATAGTAGGACTACTACACCCAACACTAGTGGGTGA
- the LOC131237600 gene encoding LEAF RUST 10 DISEASE-RESISTANCE LOCUS RECEPTOR-LIKE PROTEIN KINASE-like 1.1, with protein sequence MAVSFALHSFLPLSLFLLSYLALPSPLEKRTEREPNPLCPPVDCREQFDIRFPFSNITNPECGLYSINCNNFIKPTIQFEDLGRSYVVKDISYRESTIVIQDEGFYNHSQSDLCNSSYNFTLPSSTFLRFYLKTSNYIFVNCNRHHQPLFNDSYMGVYNYTDCEDRILYYWPEDLQLHYQPSLQQRDCLVTHFPLHLHELDPNVPKDFFSVLSLGFHLQWVRTQECIECFERRGGYCSRHNSTRDFICSYPTNPHGGKSGKDKKKKIIAIGASAGAILFLAFLVIFFLFRRIWVRNKRHPSISSNLLSQSISSDPYSKLKLEKGIQTQVFEYKELEEATNNFDPSKELGEGGFGTVYHGKLRDGRFVAVKRLYENNYKRIEQFKNEIDNLSRLRHQNLVTLYGCSLCHHRELLLVYEFIPNGTVADHLHGNRLQAGTLTWPIRMSIAIETADALSYLHKVEIIHRDIKTNNILLDNNFHVKVADFGQSRLFPFNVTHVSTAPQGTPGYMDPVYHQCYQLTDKSDVYSFGVVLIELISSMPAVDINRHRHEINLASMAIGKIHKDALHELVDSTLGFDSDFDVRRMITSVAQLAFRCLQDEKEMRPSMEEVLEELRGIESEEYKVEKTEEVGILVDETALLKHNLPPSPDTVTKAWESRTTTPNTSG encoded by the exons ATGGCAGTTTCTTTCGCTCTCCAttccttccttcctctctctctcttccttctctcctACCTTGCTCTTCCCTCACCTCTAGAAAAGCGTACCGAACGCGAACCCAACCCACTCTGTCCTCCGGTCGACTGTAGGGAGCAATTTGATATCCGATTCCCCTTCTCAAATATCACTAATCCTGAATGCGGGTTATACTCCATCAATTGCAACAATTTCATAAAACCAACCATCCAATTTGAGGATTTGGGAAGGTCGTACGTCGTCAAAGATATCTCGTATCGTGAAAGCACGATTGTAATTCAAGACGAGGGATTCTACAATCACTCGCAGTCCGACTTATGCAATTCCTCTTACAATTTCACCTTGCCCTCGTCTACTTTCCTTCGCTTTTATCTTAAAACTTCCAACTACATCTTTGTCAATTGCAATCGCCATCATCAGCCTCTCTTCAATGATTCCTATATGGGTGTGTATAATTACACAGATTGTGAAGACCGCATTCTCTACTATTGGCCAGAGGATCTACAACTTCATTATCAACCATCTCTTCAACAGCGTGATTGTTTGGTCACTCACTTTCCATTGCATCTACATGAGCTCGACCCAAATGTGCCGAAGGACTTCTTTAGTGTATTGTCATTGGGTTTCCATCTTCAATGGGTTCGAACCCAAGAATGCATTGAATGTTTCGAAAGAAGAGGAGGTTATTGTAGTCGACACAATTCTACCAGGGACTTCATTTGTTCATACCCAACTAATCCCCATG GTGGAAAGAGTGGTAAGGATAAGAAAAAGAAGATCATTGCTATAG GTGCAAGTGCAGGGGCCATCCTTTTTTTAGCATTCCTagtcatcttcttccttttccgaCGGATCTGGGTCCGTAACAAGAGACACCCATCGATCTCTTCCAATCTCCTCTCTCAATCCATCTCTTCGGATCCATACTCCAAGTTAAAGCTTGAAAAGGGCATCCAAACACAAGTCTTTGAGTACAAGGAACTAGAAGAAGCTACTAACAACTTCGACCCATCTAAAGAACTCGGAGAAGGTGGCTTTGGTACTGTTTACCATG GCAAGCTCCGCGACGGGCGTTTTGTTGCAGTCAAGCGCCTATACGAAAATAACTACAAGCGCATCGAACAATTCAAGAATGAAATCGACAATCTTTCTCGCCTGCGCCATCAGAACCTTGTCACCCTATATGGGTGCAGCTTGTGCCATCATCGTGAGCTACTCCTCGTCTATGAATTCATCCCCAATGGTACTGTTGCAGACCATCTCCATGGCAACCGTCTGCAAGCCGGCACCCTCACGTGGCCCATCAGGATGAGCATTGCTATAGAAACTGCTGATGCACTTTCCTACCTCCATAAGGTTGAAATTATTCACCGCGACATCAAAACCAACAACATTCTCCTTGATAACAATTTCCATGTAAAGGTTGCAGATTTTGGCCAGTCACGTTTGTTCCCCTTCAACGTCACGCATGTGTCCACTGCTCCACAAGGGACCCCTGGCTACATGGACCCCGTTTATCACCAGTGCTACCAACTCACTGACAAGAGTGACGTTTACAGCTTTGGTGTGGTCTTGATCGAACTCATATCATCCATGCCGGCTGTGGACATCAATAGGCATCGTCACGAGATCAATTTGGCCTCCATGGCGATTGGCAAGATCCACAAGGATGCACTGCATGAGCTGGTGGACTCCACCCTtgggtttgattctgattttgatGTGAGGAGGATGATCACATCAGTAGCCCAGTTggcatttaggtgtttgcaagaTGAGAAGGAAATGAGGCCATCTATGGAGGAGGTTCTTGAGGAGCTGAGAGGAATAGAAAGTGAAGAATACAAGGTGGAGAAGACAGAGGAGGTGGGTATTCTGGTGGACGAAACTGCCTTGTTGAAGCACAATCTGCCACCGTCGCCAGATACTGTGACTAAAGCATGGGAGAGTAGGACTACTACACCCAACACTAGTGGGTGA